The Edaphobacter sp. 12200R-103 genome contains a region encoding:
- a CDS encoding dihydrofolate reductase family protein, translating into MVEIKRRTKYYVACSLDGFISRSSGDVNWLSTGQDYGMAEFFRSIDVAVMGRRTWENVEELAPGRRFGPEIECFVFSRTIPEGASKGVHFVSGDIGEWLWTIRQQPGKDIWIVGGGDMARSFLEQKLVDEIILSIHPRLLGSGVRLFPAPYPEIELELTGCRPYSTGLVQLFYSVVP; encoded by the coding sequence ATGGTGGAAATTAAACGCCGTACAAAATATTACGTCGCCTGCTCGCTCGATGGATTCATCTCGCGTTCGAGTGGGGACGTGAACTGGTTATCGACCGGTCAGGACTATGGCATGGCGGAGTTTTTCCGCTCCATCGACGTTGCCGTGATGGGCCGCAGAACATGGGAGAACGTGGAGGAGCTTGCGCCCGGCCGCCGCTTTGGTCCGGAGATCGAATGCTTCGTCTTCTCCCGAACGATCCCGGAGGGCGCCTCAAAGGGGGTGCACTTTGTCTCCGGCGATATCGGCGAGTGGCTATGGACCATTCGCCAGCAGCCTGGCAAGGACATCTGGATCGTCGGGGGCGGCGATATGGCGCGGTCGTTCCTGGAGCAGAAGCTGGTCGATGAGATCATCCTCTCCATTCATCCGCGTCTGCTGGGCAGCGGCGTGCGGCTATTCCCGGCGCCATACCCGGAGATCGAGCTCGAGCTGACAGGCTGCAGGCCGTATTCGACTGGTCTGGTGCAACTGTTCTACAGCGTTGTTCCCTAA
- a CDS encoding NINE protein codes for MDYIDPIYTAGMTDHQRSWFYAEYNQARREGVVGVLLAVFLGNFGIHHFYLGRTGLGIVYLLFSWTGVPAILGFIEAFFMPGRVRAYNAMQAGYIAAQIRASGMNSYAPPVTSTCAACGAALTTGAGFCPRCGAAVAAPPAA; via the coding sequence TTGGATTACATCGACCCTATCTATACCGCCGGAATGACCGACCATCAGCGCAGCTGGTTCTATGCTGAATACAACCAGGCGCGCCGTGAGGGGGTTGTTGGAGTCCTGCTCGCCGTCTTTCTCGGCAACTTCGGGATTCACCACTTCTATCTCGGCCGCACCGGGCTTGGAATCGTCTACCTTCTTTTCTCGTGGACGGGAGTTCCCGCGATTCTTGGCTTTATCGAAGCCTTCTTTATGCCGGGCAGGGTTCGCGCCTATAACGCCATGCAGGCCGGCTACATCGCCGCGCAGATTCGCGCCAGCGGGATGAACAGCTATGCCCCTCCTGTCACTTCCACCTGCGCGGCATGTGGAGCGGCTCTGACCACGGGAGCGGGCTTCTGTCCACGCTGCGGCGCTGCAGTCGCCGCTCCGCCGGCCGCCTGA
- a CDS encoding glycerophosphodiester phosphodiesterase family protein has protein sequence MRKYLVGLLLVAALPLGAQTSEILVHAHRGGRAARPENTIPAFKYAAGLKVDALELDLAVTKDNVLVVSHSPYLTQPHFDDPRINALLANERRCDGPALPPGTTIHQLTLAELRKYDCGSHTLTAFPKQVAVPHSGIPTFDEVLALAPLGTFDFNVETKILPSHPENTPSPEVFVKMIDEAVRKHHLQSRVILQSFDFRTLHAMKAIDPEIRLSALFGQAKYDTLMGITDPDKSFTHIAEAAGLRKGDFLSPDESLATPESVEAAHKTGYKVVPYTSNDPAGWKKLADAHVDAIITDDPAALLEWLRAQRPSLHP, from the coding sequence ATGCGGAAATATCTCGTTGGCCTGCTTTTAGTTGCGGCATTGCCTCTAGGCGCGCAGACGTCCGAAATTCTGGTCCATGCCCATCGCGGAGGCCGCGCTGCCCGGCCGGAAAATACGATCCCCGCGTTCAAGTATGCTGCCGGACTGAAGGTCGATGCGCTGGAGCTGGACCTGGCGGTTACGAAGGACAATGTGCTGGTCGTATCGCATTCGCCGTACCTGACGCAACCCCACTTCGACGATCCGCGCATCAATGCCCTCCTGGCGAACGAGCGCCGCTGCGACGGACCGGCGCTACCGCCGGGAACGACAATCCATCAGCTGACGCTGGCCGAGCTGCGCAAGTATGACTGCGGAAGTCACACATTAACCGCTTTCCCGAAACAGGTGGCCGTCCCGCACAGCGGTATTCCCACATTCGACGAGGTGCTCGCCCTTGCGCCGCTGGGAACCTTCGATTTCAACGTCGAGACAAAGATCCTGCCGAGCCATCCGGAGAACACGCCTTCCCCCGAGGTCTTCGTCAAGATGATCGACGAGGCAGTGCGGAAGCATCACCTGCAGTCGCGTGTGATTCTGCAGAGCTTCGACTTCCGCACGCTGCACGCGATGAAGGCGATCGATCCGGAGATCCGGTTGTCGGCCCTGTTCGGTCAGGCGAAGTACGACACGCTGATGGGCATCACCGATCCCGATAAGAGCTTCACGCACATTGCCGAGGCCGCCGGACTGCGAAAAGGGGATTTTCTTTCGCCGGATGAGAGCCTGGCAACGCCTGAATCCGTTGAAGCGGCTCATAAAACCGGTTACAAGGTTGTGCCATACACGTCCAATGATCCAGCCGGATGGAAGAAGCTGGCGGACGCACATGTGGATGCCATCATTACGGATGATCCTGCCGCACTGCTGGAGTGGCTGCGCGCTCAGCGGCCTTCTCTGCATCCGTGA
- a CDS encoding FMN-dependent NADH-azoreductase, which yields MSTLLHVDSSPLESSVSRELTREFTKAWKEKNPEGKVTDRNLSVAPAKPIDQTWVTAAYTPEAARTEEQKAVLAGSDALIAELQQADEIVIGVAMHNFSIPSVLKLWIDQVARSGKTFSYGANGAEGLLKGKKATILIATGGVYEAGTPAASMNFVEPYLRAVLGFLGITDVTFVTAAGVAQMMMGAVDRETFLKPTLQQVRELAA from the coding sequence ATGTCGACACTTCTGCATGTTGATTCGAGTCCACTGGAGAGCTCTGTCAGCCGTGAGCTAACGCGGGAATTTACGAAGGCCTGGAAGGAGAAGAACCCTGAGGGCAAGGTGACGGACCGCAACCTTTCGGTTGCGCCGGCGAAGCCGATCGACCAGACCTGGGTAACCGCCGCTTATACGCCCGAGGCCGCAAGAACCGAGGAGCAGAAGGCCGTGCTGGCAGGGTCCGATGCACTGATTGCGGAGCTGCAGCAGGCGGACGAGATTGTGATCGGGGTGGCGATGCACAACTTCAGCATCCCGTCGGTGCTGAAGCTCTGGATCGACCAGGTGGCACGGAGCGGCAAGACCTTCTCGTATGGTGCAAACGGTGCGGAGGGTCTGCTGAAGGGGAAGAAGGCGACGATTCTGATCGCCACCGGAGGCGTGTATGAGGCGGGAACGCCGGCGGCGTCGATGAACTTTGTCGAACCCTACCTGCGCGCGGTGCTGGGTTTTCTTGGCATCACGGATGTGACGTTTGTGACGGCGGCGGGAGTGGCGCAGATGATGATGGGCGCGGTCGATCGCGAGACATTCCTGAAGCCAACGCTGCAGCAGGTACGTGAGCTGGCGGCGTAA
- a CDS encoding TetR/AcrR family transcriptional regulator, whose translation MPISDCEVRDPRIRRTRQALQGALRSLMQQKSFEEISVQDITDLADVNRATFYDHYNDKFALLDAMVAGGFHKLLAERNVIFDGTCPSAASAIILATCDYLTTTHASGDCNRNSAFEPLAEAGIVAAIRRVLLKGVENKPVPEHLTPEIIATTAAWAIYGAVKQWFYTPEHPPTAEIVQPILQLIFPILMKAGPIGPHDQVEALALTE comes from the coding sequence ATGCCTATCTCAGACTGCGAAGTTCGCGATCCAAGAATCCGGAGAACCCGGCAGGCGCTCCAGGGTGCCCTGCGCAGCCTCATGCAGCAGAAGAGCTTTGAGGAGATCTCGGTTCAGGACATCACCGATCTGGCCGACGTCAATCGCGCTACCTTCTACGATCACTACAACGACAAGTTCGCCCTGCTCGACGCCATGGTGGCCGGCGGCTTCCACAAGCTTCTGGCGGAGCGCAACGTCATCTTCGACGGCACTTGCCCCTCGGCGGCCAGCGCCATCATTCTGGCCACCTGCGACTATCTCACCACCACGCACGCCAGCGGCGACTGTAATCGCAACAGCGCCTTTGAGCCCCTGGCAGAGGCCGGAATCGTCGCCGCCATCCGCCGGGTCCTCCTTAAAGGTGTGGAAAACAAGCCCGTCCCCGAGCACCTGACCCCGGAGATCATCGCGACCACAGCCGCCTGGGCCATCTACGGCGCGGTCAAGCAGTGGTTCTACACCCCCGAACATCCACCCACGGCAGAGATCGTCCAGCCCATCCTGCAGCTGATCTTCCCCATCCTGATGAAAGCGGGGCCGATCGGGCCGCACGACCAGGTCGAAGCTCTGGCGTTGACCGAGTAA
- a CDS encoding metallophosphoesterase — MRALILSDIHGNLEALNAVLAAAGSWDALWNLGDVVGYGASPNEVVCKIRSLAQLNVRGNHDRVCCGLASAVGFNPVARAAAMWTHDEMTEENRDWLGQVPQGPVSPEGLPGIVLAHGSPLNEDQYILTMRDAWGPLQQSGTEITFIGHTHLQGGFCQHNEEWRDFRPGYKSCNEFESWTLSLAEETRYLINPGSVGQPRDHDWRAAFAIYDSEAKTVTFNRVPYDLTSAQGRILMAQLPEKLALRLREGR; from the coding sequence ATGCGCGCCCTGATCCTCTCGGACATCCACGGCAACCTGGAAGCCCTGAACGCCGTTCTGGCGGCTGCGGGGTCGTGGGATGCGCTCTGGAACCTGGGCGATGTAGTGGGGTATGGAGCCAGCCCAAACGAGGTCGTCTGCAAGATCCGGTCGCTGGCACAGTTGAATGTCCGAGGCAATCATGACCGTGTGTGCTGCGGGCTGGCGTCAGCCGTGGGGTTCAACCCGGTTGCTCGGGCGGCAGCGATGTGGACTCACGACGAGATGACGGAGGAGAACCGGGATTGGCTGGGGCAGGTTCCGCAGGGGCCTGTCTCTCCGGAGGGACTGCCCGGCATCGTGCTGGCGCATGGCTCACCGTTGAATGAAGACCAGTACATCCTGACGATGCGCGATGCCTGGGGGCCACTGCAGCAGAGCGGAACCGAGATAACCTTTATCGGCCACACACACCTGCAGGGCGGGTTCTGCCAGCACAACGAGGAGTGGCGCGACTTTCGTCCGGGCTACAAAAGCTGTAATGAGTTTGAAAGCTGGACGCTGTCCCTGGCCGAAGAGACCCGTTATCTGATCAATCCGGGCTCTGTGGGCCAGCCGCGGGACCATGACTGGCGAGCTGCCTTCGCCATCTACGACAGCGAGGCGAAGACGGTCACTTTTAACCGCGTACCCTATGATCTGACTTCGGCGCAGGGGCGTATCCTGATGGCACAGCTTCCGGAGAAGCTGGCGCTGCGGCTGCGTGAGGGCCGATAG
- the bla gene encoding class A beta-lactamase, with protein MQNPTMTRRSALVSIAAVTANARTLFASSKEDLAQEFAKIEAGSKGRLGVAVALPSGSRMQHRGEERFPMCSTFKFLAASLVLQRVDAGREHLDRQVSFSKNDLVTYSPETEKHAGGSMSVAELCKAALTLSDNTAANLLLASFGGPPAVTGFARSIGDTMTRLDRTETSLNEATPGDPRDTTTPNAMLRNLEKILLGAVLKPSSRKRLTEWMLANTTGKAKFVAGLPPDWKVADKTGSGEHGSNNDIGVLYPPSGRPVLVASYLTETEISNDERNAIHAEIARAIAAVVS; from the coding sequence ATGCAGAATCCGACGATGACCCGCCGCTCCGCCCTTGTCTCCATCGCCGCCGTTACGGCGAACGCTCGCACCTTGTTTGCCTCTTCGAAAGAGGACCTCGCTCAAGAGTTCGCGAAGATCGAAGCCGGAAGCAAGGGCAGGCTTGGGGTTGCCGTCGCTCTTCCATCGGGCAGTCGCATGCAGCATCGCGGAGAAGAACGCTTTCCGATGTGCAGCACATTCAAGTTTCTGGCGGCTTCGCTGGTATTGCAGCGCGTCGACGCAGGACGCGAGCATCTGGACCGGCAGGTGAGCTTCTCAAAGAACGACCTGGTGACATACTCCCCGGAGACGGAGAAGCACGCCGGAGGCAGCATGTCCGTGGCGGAGCTATGCAAAGCCGCCCTGACCCTGAGCGACAACACGGCGGCCAATCTGCTGCTGGCGAGCTTCGGCGGACCGCCCGCGGTGACTGGCTTTGCGCGTTCCATCGGAGACACGATGACCCGGCTGGACCGCACCGAGACGTCCTTAAACGAGGCGACACCCGGTGACCCGCGCGACACAACGACTCCGAACGCGATGCTGCGGAATCTTGAAAAGATCTTGTTGGGAGCTGTTCTGAAACCGTCTTCGCGCAAACGCCTAACGGAGTGGATGCTGGCCAATACCACGGGCAAAGCGAAGTTCGTGGCGGGGCTTCCGCCTGACTGGAAGGTGGCGGACAAGACCGGCTCCGGAGAACATGGCTCAAACAACGACATCGGCGTGCTGTATCCGCCGTCGGGCAGGCCAGTGCTGGTGGCGTCGTATCTGACCGAGACGGAGATCTCGAATGACGAACGCAATGCAATTCACGCAGAGATCGCGCGGGCGATTGCAGCGGTCGTGAGTTGA
- a CDS encoding bacterioferritin: protein MPETKGPNDSITREKLVDLLNEDLEREYQAIIAYVTYSQVLKGAQYMNIANELQVHATEELNHALKISYWVDLLGGMPAVVPKGVKTSDKAEDMLRFDLDSEKETIRNYRRRVKQADELNEFALSEDLREILRDEQDHLNALATALGIDTPDPGIADA, encoded by the coding sequence ATGCCAGAGACGAAAGGACCGAACGACTCGATCACGCGCGAAAAGCTGGTCGATCTGCTTAACGAAGATCTGGAACGGGAGTACCAGGCGATCATCGCCTACGTTACCTATTCACAGGTGCTTAAAGGCGCTCAGTATATGAATATCGCAAACGAGCTCCAGGTTCACGCAACCGAAGAGTTAAATCATGCCCTTAAGATCAGCTATTGGGTCGATCTGCTTGGCGGCATGCCTGCCGTTGTACCGAAGGGCGTAAAGACCTCCGACAAGGCCGAGGACATGCTGCGTTTCGATCTCGACAGCGAGAAGGAGACCATCCGCAACTACCGGCGGCGGGTCAAGCAGGCCGATGAGCTGAACGAGTTCGCCCTCAGCGAGGATCTCCGTGAGATTCTCCGCGACGAGCAGGACCACCTCAACGCGCTGGCCACGGCACTCGGCATCGACACTCCCGACCCCGGAATCGCGGACGCGTAA
- a CDS encoding alkene reductase, which produces MPSLFDPIQVGDLHLPNRIFMAPLTRLRGTADHIPTPIMVEYYTQRTGAGLIISEGIPVDPMGVGYQNVPGIWSPEQVEAWKPITRAVHERGGHIFAQIWHVGRISDPELLDGRQPVAPSAIAATGHVSLLRPKRPYPVPRALETVEVKQVVEAFRRGAQNAQLAGFDGVHLHSANGYLLDQFLQDGSNHRTDEYGGPLENRARLLLESTDAAISVFGSGRVGVHLAPRGDSHGISDSNPTATFSYVAAELGRRKIAFIAAREHVGPDSLGPHLKQLFGGIFVANEAMDQKIGQQLLDEGKADAVAFGKLFIANPDLPARFARNAELNRPEPNTFYAPGPHGYTDYPSLAE; this is translated from the coding sequence ATGCCCTCACTCTTCGATCCAATCCAGGTAGGCGACCTTCACCTTCCCAACCGCATCTTCATGGCGCCTTTAACGCGTCTGCGTGGCACCGCTGACCACATTCCCACGCCCATCATGGTGGAGTACTACACGCAGCGCACCGGCGCCGGGCTCATCATCTCCGAGGGAATTCCGGTCGATCCCATGGGCGTCGGCTATCAGAACGTCCCCGGCATCTGGTCCCCCGAGCAGGTCGAGGCCTGGAAGCCGATCACGCGCGCCGTGCACGAGAGAGGCGGCCACATCTTCGCGCAGATCTGGCATGTAGGCCGCATCTCCGACCCGGAGCTTCTCGACGGGCGCCAGCCTGTAGCCCCAAGCGCAATCGCAGCTACAGGACACGTTAGCCTTCTGCGACCCAAGCGTCCCTATCCTGTTCCTCGCGCCCTTGAGACGGTCGAGGTCAAACAGGTCGTCGAGGCCTTCCGGCGCGGCGCACAAAATGCTCAGCTCGCCGGATTCGATGGCGTTCACCTGCACTCCGCCAATGGCTACCTTCTCGATCAGTTCCTGCAGGATGGCTCCAACCACCGCACGGACGAGTACGGCGGTCCGCTCGAAAATCGCGCTCGCCTTCTTCTGGAATCAACCGACGCTGCCATCTCGGTCTTCGGCTCCGGACGCGTCGGCGTCCACCTTGCGCCGCGCGGAGACTCACACGGCATCTCCGACTCCAACCCCACGGCCACCTTCAGCTACGTGGCCGCGGAGCTTGGCAGGCGAAAGATCGCCTTTATCGCCGCCCGCGAGCATGTGGGTCCCGATAGCCTCGGTCCACACCTCAAACAGCTCTTCGGCGGCATCTTTGTTGCCAACGAAGCCATGGACCAGAAGATCGGCCAGCAGCTCCTCGACGAAGGCAAGGCGGATGCCGTCGCCTTTGGCAAGCTCTTCATCGCCAACCCCGACCTTCCTGCCCGCTTCGCCCGTAACGCGGAACTCAACCGGCCCGAGCCAAACACCTTCTACGCCCCCGGCCCGCACGGCTACACCGACTATCCCTCGCTCGCGGAATAA
- a CDS encoding LssY C-terminal domain-containing protein, which translates to MRVGLWLLLGVLMAPVGHAQQGAAEAPAPITIVRKPGHIDGEAQIMEKGKKARKIAPHALAAWRVRDGAGALVIVSGQEKQIAFKKYVLRYYDLDTGRRRELGAVPFNAAKIIETNSPDESWAFCLSGEDESTHQPVLVVGDDNAIPGLIPAASSPEFHDDTTLSYTSAGESKTGSLGVLLGTELSAIYTPPETSQTAPKFLQVFPNGDAMVQLKDNRVNKGRWRTDGEVLSLFSPTGTAIYAVPLSELGTVKGVPAGSRYSVRLTQELSSRTTHEGDLVKALSITPVVVKGEILVPAASTFEGKVVQADSVGWGFKHETASLTIEWNKMTLTDGRVLEISARVYEVENAQEKVTDQGKIQGIRSTGTIGNTAENGVLSFAGIDPVAYIFASSAGSGVLGFAEPEILYPAGTELILVDSSPLLTDKVYPPTVTPSATDAAQRESLQAFVKTLPFRTRTKGSNKVSDITNLVFVGSPAALDRAFKASGWLTTDDLYAASTFKTVKTLAGNQTYTQAPMSVLLLDERAPVETLSKTTNTFASRHHLRIFPTDKQYEGQTVLTSSSTQDIGIAFSRKQKTFIHVIDEHIDNERSKVVNDLMFTGCVDHLDMVDRPWVPHDAYNSTGDRLLTDGEVAVVTLNGCDHPRAVTPEAAPPPPRAQRAFRDTSLTIRSDLFRGNLIYQGISGSFKVRNYLRSSRELPQDTGSWRKTDASGADYKGFGTSGSVSGSDRSNVTGLHHRQPGEFNPAPSPEDLAAIAKAKESHKWDPPRYEFALQGGYMHMREDYLSAVGVVEYSSDPNKDTYFLFLADDVADGWAAGGSVTVNSWKHFSNEFSYFRQQVKYRLATADVTIPPGTDVILGDQDLDIYPVGLVTRQFEYNLLIHATKPTSRWRPYAAVGPVLQLVALNGAPLKKPAGPFTLGLKNIGLIKAAFDFGSTPPLDGGGIFQIGMQYGAGVKYRVTPRLMLRADFRETWSKNPDIIANSYQDFDSHALDETYDTLVIREGPEKKFLQDRYTVGVAFTF; encoded by the coding sequence TTGCGCGTTGGTTTGTGGCTTTTGCTTGGTGTTCTGATGGCGCCTGTCGGGCACGCGCAACAGGGGGCGGCCGAGGCGCCGGCTCCAATTACGATTGTGCGCAAGCCGGGCCACATCGATGGCGAGGCGCAGATTATGGAGAAGGGCAAGAAGGCGCGCAAGATCGCTCCGCATGCGCTGGCCGCCTGGAGAGTGCGGGATGGGGCGGGAGCGCTGGTGATTGTTTCGGGCCAGGAGAAGCAGATTGCCTTCAAAAAATATGTGCTGCGTTACTACGACCTGGATACGGGGCGCCGGCGGGAGCTGGGGGCCGTTCCATTTAACGCAGCGAAGATCATCGAGACAAACTCTCCGGATGAGAGCTGGGCCTTTTGCCTGAGCGGGGAGGATGAGTCGACCCACCAGCCGGTGCTGGTGGTGGGGGACGACAATGCAATCCCCGGGCTGATTCCGGCCGCAAGCTCGCCGGAGTTTCACGATGACACCACGTTGAGCTATACGTCGGCTGGCGAGTCGAAGACAGGAAGTCTGGGTGTGCTGCTGGGGACAGAGCTGAGTGCGATCTATACGCCTCCCGAGACATCGCAGACCGCTCCGAAGTTCCTGCAGGTGTTTCCCAATGGCGACGCGATGGTGCAGCTGAAAGACAATCGAGTCAACAAAGGGCGGTGGAGAACGGATGGAGAAGTTTTGTCGCTGTTCTCGCCGACCGGAACAGCTATCTATGCGGTTCCGCTGAGCGAGCTGGGAACAGTGAAGGGAGTTCCTGCGGGGAGCCGGTACTCGGTGCGGCTTACCCAGGAGCTCTCCTCGCGGACCACGCACGAGGGCGATTTGGTGAAGGCGCTCTCCATCACCCCGGTTGTGGTGAAGGGGGAGATTCTTGTGCCTGCGGCCTCAACGTTTGAGGGCAAGGTGGTGCAGGCGGATTCGGTCGGGTGGGGTTTCAAGCACGAGACGGCCTCCCTGACGATCGAGTGGAATAAGATGACTCTGACCGATGGCCGGGTGCTGGAGATAAGCGCGCGTGTTTACGAGGTGGAGAACGCGCAGGAGAAGGTCACCGATCAGGGGAAGATCCAGGGAATACGCTCGACCGGAACGATCGGCAATACAGCGGAAAATGGCGTGCTCTCATTTGCGGGCATCGATCCGGTGGCGTATATCTTTGCGTCCTCGGCGGGTTCGGGCGTGCTGGGTTTTGCGGAGCCGGAGATCCTGTATCCGGCAGGAACAGAGCTGATCCTGGTAGATTCCAGTCCGCTGCTGACGGACAAGGTGTATCCACCGACGGTCACGCCTTCGGCAACGGATGCTGCACAGCGAGAGAGTCTGCAGGCGTTTGTGAAGACACTTCCGTTCCGGACGCGCACGAAGGGATCCAATAAAGTTTCCGACATCACCAATCTTGTCTTCGTAGGGTCGCCTGCCGCGCTGGACCGGGCCTTCAAGGCCTCGGGATGGCTGACGACGGACGATCTGTATGCGGCCTCGACCTTCAAGACAGTGAAGACGCTGGCCGGCAACCAAACGTATACGCAGGCTCCGATGTCGGTGCTGCTGCTGGATGAACGTGCTCCAGTGGAGACGTTGAGCAAGACGACTAACACCTTTGCGTCGCGGCATCATCTTCGCATCTTTCCGACGGACAAGCAGTATGAAGGTCAGACGGTGCTGACCTCTTCCTCGACGCAGGACATCGGGATTGCGTTCTCGCGCAAGCAGAAGACGTTTATCCACGTGATCGACGAGCACATCGATAACGAGCGCTCGAAGGTGGTGAACGACCTGATGTTTACCGGGTGTGTGGACCATCTGGATATGGTGGACCGGCCGTGGGTTCCGCACGATGCGTACAACTCGACCGGCGACCGGCTGCTGACGGACGGCGAAGTCGCGGTGGTTACGCTGAACGGATGCGATCACCCGCGGGCGGTCACCCCGGAGGCCGCGCCCCCACCGCCACGGGCGCAGCGGGCATTCCGCGACACTTCTCTCACGATACGGAGCGACCTCTTTCGCGGCAACCTGATCTATCAAGGCATCTCGGGTAGCTTCAAGGTGCGGAATTATCTGCGCAGCTCGCGCGAGCTGCCGCAGGATACGGGATCGTGGAGGAAGACGGACGCCTCAGGCGCAGACTATAAGGGATTTGGAACGAGCGGCAGTGTCTCAGGCTCGGACCGCTCAAATGTGACGGGGCTGCATCATCGGCAGCCGGGCGAGTTCAATCCGGCTCCAAGTCCGGAGGACCTGGCGGCGATCGCGAAGGCGAAGGAGAGCCACAAGTGGGATCCTCCGCGATATGAGTTTGCGCTGCAGGGCGGCTACATGCACATGCGTGAGGATTATCTGTCCGCGGTAGGAGTCGTTGAGTACTCGTCCGATCCCAACAAAGACACATACTTCCTTTTTTTAGCGGACGATGTTGCAGATGGATGGGCCGCGGGCGGGTCGGTAACGGTCAACAGCTGGAAGCACTTCTCCAATGAGTTTTCCTACTTTCGACAGCAGGTGAAGTACAGGCTGGCTACGGCGGATGTAACGATTCCGCCGGGCACGGACGTCATCCTCGGCGATCAAGACCTGGACATTTATCCGGTAGGACTGGTGACGCGGCAGTTTGAATACAACCTGCTGATCCATGCGACAAAGCCTACCTCGCGGTGGCGGCCATATGCCGCGGTAGGGCCGGTGTTGCAGCTTGTGGCGCTGAACGGTGCTCCGCTGAAGAAGCCGGCGGGGCCGTTTACGCTGGGGTTAAAGAACATCGGCCTGATCAAGGCAGCGTTCGATTTTGGCAGCACGCCTCCGCTGGATGGAGGAGGAATCTTCCAGATCGGGATGCAGTATGGCGCAGGCGTGAAGTACAGGGTGACACCGCGGCTGATGCTGCGTGCGGATTTTCGCGAGACATGGAGCAAAAATCCTGACATTATCGCGAACAGCTATCAGGACTTCGACTCCCACGCGCTGGATGAGACCTATGACACGCTGGTGATTCGCGAGGGTCCGGAGAAGAAGTTTCTACAGGACCGGTATACGGTGGGCGTGGCGTTTACGTTCTGA
- a CDS encoding glycoside hydrolase family 76 protein, with product MIFRRAVALALSLFASATLCPAQAPSKEASQRAQLGVEALQQWYVPKMGLYRTTGWWNSANAITAITDYMRLTGSKKYTGVLANTYKQAQITIPKEQRTDAKKELTGFPGFLNNYYDDEGWWALAWIDAYDLTHDARYLTMARSIFDDMAASWDDTCSGGIWWSKDKKYKNAIANELFFSVAAHLASRVYSADGQKYADWAAKEWKWFYMSGMINGDHLVNDGLTIDAGTGKCSNNKKTIWTYNQGVLIGALAEWSRTGGGADILTHARQIADAAVAHFSDKAGVIHEPCEPNCGADGIQFKGIFVRNLRDLNNIAAEPVTGKAIAANAEAIWTKNRTSQNTFGTVWSGPITTPDAGTQSSALDALNAAITLEK from the coding sequence ATGATCTTCCGCCGCGCAGTCGCTCTCGCTCTCAGTCTCTTTGCCTCTGCTACGTTGTGTCCCGCGCAGGCTCCCTCCAAAGAAGCAAGCCAACGGGCGCAGCTCGGCGTCGAAGCCCTGCAGCAGTGGTATGTGCCGAAGATGGGTCTCTATCGCACCACCGGCTGGTGGAACTCGGCCAACGCCATCACAGCCATCACCGACTACATGCGCCTTACCGGCTCGAAGAAGTACACCGGCGTCCTCGCAAACACTTACAAGCAAGCCCAGATCACCATCCCCAAAGAGCAGCGCACCGATGCAAAGAAGGAGCTGACCGGATTCCCCGGCTTCCTGAACAACTACTATGACGACGAAGGCTGGTGGGCGCTGGCCTGGATCGACGCCTACGACCTCACGCACGATGCACGCTACCTCACCATGGCCCGCTCCATCTTCGACGACATGGCAGCCTCATGGGACGACACCTGCAGCGGCGGCATCTGGTGGAGCAAAGACAAGAAGTACAAGAACGCCATCGCCAATGAGCTCTTCTTCTCCGTCGCCGCGCATCTTGCCAGCCGCGTCTACTCCGCCGACGGACAGAAGTATGCCGACTGGGCTGCGAAGGAGTGGAAGTGGTTCTACATGAGCGGCATGATCAATGGCGATCATCTGGTCAACGATGGGCTTACCATTGACGCCGGCACGGGCAAATGCAGTAACAACAAAAAGACTATCTGGACCTACAACCAGGGCGTGCTGATCGGGGCGCTGGCCGAGTGGTCCAGGACCGGCGGCGGAGCCGACATCCTGACCCATGCCCGTCAGATCGCCGATGCCGCGGTGGCTCATTTCAGCGACAAGGCCGGCGTCATTCACGAGCCCTGCGAGCCCAACTGCGGGGCCGACGGAATCCAGTTCAAGGGAATCTTCGTCCGCAACTTGCGCGACCTGAACAACATTGCCGCGGAACCGGTGACCGGCAAGGCTATCGCCGCCAACGCCGAGGCGATCTGGACGAAGAACCGCACATCGCAGAACACCTTCGGTACGGTATGGTCTGGTCCGATTACTACACCGGATGCGGGAACGCAGAGTTCGGCGCTGGACGCACTAAACGCGGCGATAACGCTGGAAAAGTGA